The following DNA comes from Mucilaginibacter jinjuensis.
TCAGTTAGACGATAAAAACGAACTGCCTGATGATATCGCCTTTATGGATGGCAATTAACCCCTATTATAATGTTTAAGAAAATATTACTGGTTTTTAGCCTGGTATTAACCTGCGGCCTCAGTTGGGCACAGGAATTTCCGCCAAAACCAAACACTTTAGTTACCGATTATACCAATACACTTACCGAAAGTCAAAAGCGCATTCTGGAAATAAAACTTGTCGCCTTTGATGATTCTACGTCTACACAGGTAGCCGTGGTATTAATTAAATCGGTAGGCGACTACGATATCAACGAATACGGCACCATGCTGGGCCGCAAGTGGGGTATCGGCCAACAAGGAAAAAACAATGGCGTACTGGTACTGGTAGCCATTGACGATCATAAAGTTACCATACAAACCGGTTATGGTGCAGAAGGTGCATTGCCCGATGCCATAACAAACCAGATTATCCAGCAGGATATTAAGCCGCACTTTAAACAGGGTGATTACTTTGGCGGTCTCGACGTGGCAACAGATCACATTATCAAATACACCAAAGGCGAATACAAAGCTGACCCTAACCGGAAGAAAAAGGATAAAGATAGTGGTGGGGGCAGTGCCGGTTTTATTATCATTATTGTGGTTGTGATCCTGATCATCGTATTCAAAAACCGGGGCGGCGGTGGTGGCGGTCAAATTATTGGTCGTCGTGGTGGTGCTAATCCATTCTGGTGGTTCCTGGCCGGCAATATGCTGGGCAATAGCGGCCGTGGCGGCAGCGACTGGGGAGGTTTCTCTGGTGGCGGTAGTTCTGGCGGCGGAGGCGGTGGTGGTTTCGGCGGCTTTGGCGGCGGCAGCTTCGGCGGTGGCGGCAGCAGCGGGAGCTGGTAAGCTCAGAGTCAAGAATCGAGAACCAAGAATCGAGACTTAGCTCCTTATCCTCAATAATTAAAACGTTTACAATAAAGAGTCAGAAAATGAGACTCAAATTTACATACTTGTAATTATTAAGAAGGTGCCTGTATTTAACAGGCACCTTTTATTTTTTATTCACACATTTGCTCATACTTACTATATATTTTAATGAGAGACCTTACCTGGAAAAAATTATCATCCACCTACGTACATAAGGGCCCTTGGGCTACCCTTCGTCAGGACAAATGTGAAATGCCTGATGGCCGCATAGTTGAAGATTACTTTGTGCTCGAGTACCCAAACTGGGTAAACGCAGTAGCCATTTCTGAAGATAATAAAGTAATTATGGTTCGCCAGTACCGCCATGCGGGCAATATTGTTTCGCTCGAAATCCCTGGCGGAGTAATTGACGGCGACGAATCACCAGAACATGCCGTTAAACGCGAACTATTGGAAGAGACGGGTTACCAGTTTGATAATGTAGAATTAATGGGCTCCGTATTTGCCAACCCGGCAACTGCCAACAACATTACCTACGCTTTCCTGGCAACCGGCGGCAAAAAGGTAAGCGGACAATCGTTAGATGAACACGAAGAAATTATCATCGAAGAATATACCATTCAAGAAGTAAAACAGCTATTGCTTGATTTTAAAATCCCACAGGCCTTGCATTGTACTGCTTTGTTTCAGGCATTGGTGAGGTTGGGTGAATTGAAGTAATATCCCACAATCTTCTAATTTTGTCATTGCGAG
Coding sequences within:
- a CDS encoding TPM domain-containing protein yields the protein MFKKILLVFSLVLTCGLSWAQEFPPKPNTLVTDYTNTLTESQKRILEIKLVAFDDSTSTQVAVVLIKSVGDYDINEYGTMLGRKWGIGQQGKNNGVLVLVAIDDHKVTIQTGYGAEGALPDAITNQIIQQDIKPHFKQGDYFGGLDVATDHIIKYTKGEYKADPNRKKKDKDSGGGSAGFIIIIVVVILIIVFKNRGGGGGGQIIGRRGGANPFWWFLAGNMLGNSGRGGSDWGGFSGGGSSGGGGGGGFGGFGGGSFGGGGSSGSW
- a CDS encoding NUDIX hydrolase — translated: MRDLTWKKLSSTYVHKGPWATLRQDKCEMPDGRIVEDYFVLEYPNWVNAVAISEDNKVIMVRQYRHAGNIVSLEIPGGVIDGDESPEHAVKRELLEETGYQFDNVELMGSVFANPATANNITYAFLATGGKKVSGQSLDEHEEIIIEEYTIQEVKQLLLDFKIPQALHCTALFQALVRLGELK